One segment of Halococcus salsus DNA contains the following:
- a CDS encoding ABC transporter substrate-binding protein has product MHERTRRRVLTASGAAAVSVMGLSGCVGQSSPSGNDSANGTNNEVENSSAGGGSSSGGELTVAYVPIYPNMQHYIMQEEGYYDALDTEVTAKRFSDGPSVVKAFASDEVDVALFGVTPAMVLTDKGKQADVLAANSRNGFRVMATNAFGDLYADQHGDAFSAFEKREGRKVTFGVPPDGSVPDIALRYWIERDLGLGELESVVDKVTVSPAKAPQTMGSGGVDATMIQEPFATVIENEQGFGEVAWSGDILPGHPVTVTFVQNSVPRDIAEGFVEQHSKATKFVRKNPKKAAEDAAAVIGSGVSTDLARKAIDSQASDFLSDPHEVRTQSKTMARLVEEIGNTESVVSPKQLFDFSVYDAVSKR; this is encoded by the coding sequence ATGCACGAACGCACTCGGCGACGGGTTCTCACGGCGAGCGGGGCGGCCGCCGTCTCCGTGATGGGGCTGTCCGGCTGCGTCGGTCAGAGTAGTCCGAGCGGCAACGACAGTGCCAACGGCACCAACAACGAGGTGGAGAACAGCAGTGCCGGCGGTGGGAGCAGCAGCGGCGGGGAACTCACGGTCGCCTACGTGCCGATCTACCCGAACATGCAGCACTACATCATGCAGGAGGAGGGCTATTACGACGCCCTCGATACCGAGGTGACGGCCAAGCGCTTCTCCGACGGTCCGAGCGTGGTCAAGGCGTTCGCGAGCGACGAGGTCGACGTCGCGCTGTTCGGTGTCACGCCGGCGATGGTGCTCACGGACAAGGGCAAACAGGCCGACGTCCTGGCGGCGAACAGCCGAAACGGTTTCCGGGTGATGGCGACGAACGCCTTCGGCGACTTGTACGCGGACCAGCATGGTGACGCGTTCTCGGCGTTCGAAAAGCGGGAGGGTCGGAAGGTGACGTTCGGGGTCCCGCCCGACGGCAGCGTTCCCGACATCGCCCTCCGATACTGGATCGAACGGGACCTCGGTCTCGGGGAGCTAGAATCGGTCGTGGACAAGGTGACGGTCTCCCCGGCGAAGGCCCCACAGACGATGGGGAGCGGCGGGGTCGACGCGACGATGATCCAGGAGCCGTTCGCGACGGTGATCGAGAACGAGCAGGGCTTCGGGGAGGTCGCCTGGTCGGGCGATATCCTGCCGGGCCACCCGGTCACGGTGACGTTCGTCCAGAACAGCGTTCCGAGGGATATCGCCGAAGGGTTCGTCGAGCAGCACAGCAAGGCGACGAAATTCGTCCGGAAAAACCCGAAGAAGGCGGCCGAGGACGCCGCGGCGGTCATCGGTTCCGGTGTCAGTACCGACCTGGCACGGAAGGCGATCGACTCGCAGGCGTCCGACTTCCTCTCGGATCCCCACGAGGTACGAACCCAATCCAAGACGATGGCTCGACTCGTCGAGGAGATCGGGAACACGGAGTCGGTGGTGTCGCCGAAACAGCTGTTCGATTTCAGCGTCTACGACGCCGTCTCGAAGCGATGA
- a CDS encoding ABC transporter permease translates to MSVETSDADSATEDGLFPDLNPGRIVRGTLGTGGFLVLWWVASSLIEPAYLLPGPAAAASAFVEQFTMSARFTVPLVGAEVQTSRMVVKLAQTLLHYVPGLLVGASSGIALGTALGWSGRLDDALTPVVRLLRPIPPLAWVVFAIVWFGIGHAGAAFIVFIGAFWLNFYGAYSGVEDTPGRLTEVASSLGVRADLEMIRHVVLPSAAPQILTSFRTSIGRCLMIVVGAELFGAPGVGYEILNASNNLAMDTSVAYMLVISLVYLVMDGAFRGFERRVLAWRE, encoded by the coding sequence ATGAGCGTCGAAACCAGCGACGCCGACTCGGCTACGGAAGACGGGTTGTTTCCCGACCTGAACCCGGGTCGGATCGTGAGAGGGACCCTCGGGACGGGGGGATTTCTCGTGCTCTGGTGGGTCGCGTCGTCGCTGATCGAGCCGGCGTACCTCCTCCCCGGACCGGCGGCGGCGGCGAGCGCCTTCGTCGAACAGTTCACGATGAGCGCGCGGTTCACCGTTCCGCTGGTCGGTGCCGAAGTTCAGACGTCGCGCATGGTGGTGAAGCTCGCCCAGACCCTGCTCCACTACGTTCCGGGGCTGCTCGTCGGCGCTTCGTCCGGTATCGCGCTCGGGACCGCCCTCGGCTGGAGCGGGCGGCTCGACGACGCGCTGACCCCGGTCGTGCGGCTCCTCCGACCGATCCCGCCGCTGGCGTGGGTCGTCTTCGCGATCGTGTGGTTCGGGATCGGGCACGCCGGGGCGGCGTTCATCGTCTTCATCGGCGCGTTCTGGCTCAACTTCTACGGGGCGTACAGCGGCGTCGAGGACACGCCGGGGCGGCTCACGGAGGTCGCGTCGAGCCTCGGGGTGCGGGCGGACCTCGAGATGATCCGTCACGTCGTTCTGCCGAGCGCCGCCCCGCAGATCCTGACGAGCTTCCGGACGAGCATCGGCCGGTGTCTGATGATCGTCGTCGGCGCGGAGCTCTTCGGGGCTCCCGGGGTCGGCTACGAGATACTCAACGCCTCGAACAATCTCGCGATGGACACCAGCGTCGCGTACATGCTGGTGATAAGCCTCGTCTATCTCGTGATGGACGGGGCGTTCCGCGGTTTCGAACGGCGGGTGCTCGCGTGGCGCGAGTGA
- a CDS encoding ABC transporter ATP-binding protein, producing the protein MARVSDGEPSERTDDRTTAAERADDGDEADETPAILVDGVSKRYESDRQSIQALDDVRFSVGTGEFVCLVGPSGCGKTTLLRAIAGLEPSINGAVVIDGERIDGPGTDRGMVFQEYGLFPWLTVQENVCFGLERQGMAREACDDRCYEMLDLVGLDGFADAYPKELSGGMKQRVAVARALAVDPGILLLDEPFGSVDARTRERLQNELLDIWRATEKTTLFVTHEVDEAVVLGDRVLVMGADPGRVVEAVDIDLPRPRSRTDEAFVAYTERVRSLIGDGATGRLR; encoded by the coding sequence GTGGCGCGAGTGAGCGACGGCGAGCCATCCGAACGGACCGACGACCGCACGACCGCCGCCGAACGTGCCGACGACGGGGACGAGGCCGACGAAACGCCGGCGATCCTCGTCGACGGGGTGAGCAAGCGTTACGAGTCCGATCGTCAGTCGATTCAAGCCCTCGACGACGTCCGCTTCAGCGTCGGGACCGGCGAGTTCGTCTGTCTCGTCGGCCCCTCGGGGTGTGGAAAGACGACGCTCCTCCGGGCGATCGCGGGGCTCGAACCCTCGATAAACGGGGCGGTCGTGATCGACGGCGAGCGGATCGACGGCCCGGGAACCGACCGTGGGATGGTGTTTCAGGAGTACGGTCTGTTCCCGTGGCTCACCGTTCAGGAGAACGTCTGTTTCGGGCTCGAACGCCAGGGGATGGCGCGGGAGGCCTGTGACGACCGGTGTTACGAGATGCTCGACCTCGTCGGGCTCGACGGGTTCGCCGACGCCTACCCGAAGGAGCTGAGCGGCGGCATGAAACAGCGGGTCGCCGTCGCCCGCGCGCTCGCCGTCGACCCCGGAATCCTCCTGCTGGACGAACCGTTCGGGAGCGTCGACGCGCGGACCCGCGAGCGGCTCCAGAACGAACTCCTCGACATCTGGCGGGCGACCGAGAAGACGACGCTGTTCGTGACCCACGAGGTCGACGAGGCCGTCGTCCTCGGCGACCGGGTCCTCGTCATGGGTGCCGATCCCGGCCGGGTGGTGGAGGCGGTTGACATCGACCTCCCGCGGCCACGCTCCCGAACCGACGAGGCGTTCGTCGCGTACACCGAACGGGTCCGGTCGCTCATCGGTGACGGGGCGACCGGCCGACTTCGATGA
- a CDS encoding SDR family oxidoreductase, with translation MALDTDQIDGSTAIVTGASSGIGEATASALADHGANVVLAARREDELESLAEAIEADGGRALAVPTDVTNEADLDALVDTTLDTFGTIDVLVNNAGVMLLEPVERADRENFRQMVEVNLLGLMNLTHAVLPVMQDQGSGHIVNVSSTAGRQANANSSGYNATKFGVNGFTEALRQEVTGEGIRTTIVEPGAVETELPEHIPDEEVKEQMEEGLFDSMTPLQSEDIARAVAYAVTQPQHVSINEMLVRPTDQER, from the coding sequence ATGGCACTCGATACCGACCAGATAGACGGTTCGACGGCGATCGTCACCGGTGCGTCCTCGGGGATCGGCGAAGCGACGGCCAGTGCGCTCGCCGACCACGGCGCGAACGTCGTGCTCGCCGCGCGCCGCGAGGACGAACTCGAATCGCTCGCCGAGGCGATCGAAGCCGACGGCGGCCGCGCGCTCGCCGTCCCCACCGACGTCACGAACGAGGCCGACCTCGACGCGCTCGTCGACACCACGCTCGACACCTTCGGGACGATCGACGTCCTCGTGAACAACGCCGGCGTGATGCTCCTCGAACCCGTCGAACGCGCCGACCGCGAGAACTTCCGGCAGATGGTCGAGGTCAACCTCCTCGGGTTGATGAACCTCACTCACGCCGTCCTGCCGGTGATGCAGGACCAGGGGAGCGGCCACATCGTCAACGTCTCCTCGACGGCCGGTCGACAGGCCAACGCGAACTCCTCGGGCTACAACGCGACGAAGTTCGGTGTCAACGGCTTCACCGAGGCACTCCGCCAGGAGGTCACGGGGGAGGGGATCCGCACCACGATAGTCGAACCCGGTGCGGTCGAGACCGAGCTTCCAGAGCACATCCCCGACGAGGAGGTCAAAGAGCAAATGGAGGAGGGCCTGTTCGATTCGATGACGCCGCTCCAGAGCGAGGACATCGCCCGAGCGGTCGCCTACGCCGTGACCCAGCCCCAGCACGTCAGCATCAACGAGATGCTGGTTCGACCGACCGACCAGGAGCGCTGA